The Streptomyces achromogenes DNA segment ACGACCGCCATGGCGAGGACGAAGACGCTCAGCCAGACGAACATCTTGCCCTGGATCTTCACTTGCCGGCCTCCTTGCTGCCCGCGATGGCGCCGGCACCGTGACCGGCGTGCTCGAGCTGCTCGAGCGCGGCGATCTCCGGGTGGTGCAGGTCGAACGCCGGGGATTCGCTGCGGATCCGCGGCAGGGTGAGGAAGTTGTGGCGCGGCGGCGGGCAGGAGGTGGCCCACTCCAGGGAGCGGCCGTAGCCCCACGGGTCGTCGACGCCGACCGGCTTGCCGTACTTGGCGGTCTTCCACACGTTGTAGAAGAACGGCAGCACGGACAGACCGAGGACGAACGAGCTGATCGTCGAGATCGTGTTCAGGGCGGTGAACCCGTCGGCCGCGAGGTAGTCCGCGTAACGACGCGGCATGCCCTCGGCGCCCAGCCAGTGCTGGACCAGGAAGGTGCCGTGGAAGCCGATGAACAGCGTCCAGAACGTGATCTTGCCGAGCCGCTCGTCGAGCATCTTGCCCGTCATCTTCGGCCACCAGAAGTGGAAGCCGGAGAACATCGCGAAGACGACCGTGCCGAAGACGACGTAGTGGAAGTGCGCCACCACGAAGTACGAGTCGGAGACGTGGAAGTCCATCGGCGGCGAGGCCAGGATGACGCCGGTCAGACCACCGAAGGTGAAGGTGATGAGGAAGCCCGTCGCCCACAGCATCGGCGTCTCGAAGGACAGCGAGCCCTTCCACATCGTTCCGATCCAGTTGAAGAACTTCACGCCGGTCGGGACGGCGATGAGGAACGTCATGAAGGAGAAGAACGGAAGCAGCACGCCGCCGGTGACGTACATGTGGTGCGCCCACACCGTCACGGAGAGGCCCGCGATCGAGATCGTCGCGGCGATCAGGCCCATGTAGCCGAACATCGGCTTGCGGGAGAAGACCGGGATGACCTCGGAGATGATGCCGAAGAACGGCAGGGCGATGATGTACACCTCTGGATGGCCGAAGAACCAGAAGAGGTGCTGCCACAGCAACGCGCCGCCGTTGGCCGCGTCGAAGACATGTGCCCCGAATTTCCGATCCGCCTCCAGCGCAAACAGCGCGGCGGCGAGGACGGGGAAGGCCAGCAGGACCAGGACCGCGGTCAGCAGCACGTTCCAGGTGAAGATCGGCATGCGGAACATCGTCATGCCGGGTGCGCGCATGCAGATGATCGTGGTGATGAAGTTGACCGCGCCGAGGATGGTGCCGAAGCCGGAGAAGGCCAGACCCATGATCCACAGGTCGGCGCCGATGCCCGGCGAGCGGACCGCGTCCGACAGCGGGGAGTAGGCGAACCAGCCGAAGTCGGCCGCACCCTGCGGGGTGAGGAAGCCGCCCACGGCGATGGTCGAGCCGAACAGGTAGAGCCAGTAGGCGAACATGTTCAGCCGCGGGAACGCCACGTCGGGCGCGCCGATCTGCAGCGGCATGATCCAGTTCGTGAAGCCGGCGAACAGCGGCGTCGCGAACATCAGCAGCATGATCGTGCCGTGCATCGTGAACGCCTGGTTGAACTGTTCGTTCGACATGATCTGCAGGCCCGGTCGGGCGAGCTCGGCGCGCATGAGAAGCGCCATGACGCCGCCGATGCAGAAGAACGCGAACGACGTGACCAGGTACAAGGTACCGATGGTCTTGTGGTCGGTGGTCGTCAGCCACTTCACCACGACGTTGCCGGGCTGCCGGCGCCTGACCGGCAGCTCGTTCTCGTACGAGTCCTCAGCTGCGGAGGCACCCTGGGGTTCGTTGAGGATGCTCACAGGACGTTCGACTCCCGGTTCTTCTCGGGGCTCGTTTGCTCGATGCCGGCCGGAACGTAACCGGTCTGCCCGTTCTTGGCGATGTCCTTCAGGTGCTGCTCGTAGCGCTCCGGAGAGACGACCTTCACGTTGAAGAGCATCCGGGAGTGGTCGACGCCGCACAGCTCGGCACACTTGCCCATGAAGGTGCCCTCGCGGTTGGGGGTCACCTGGAAGGAGTTGGTGTGGCCCGGGATGACGTCCTGCTTCATCAGGAACGGCACCACCCAGAAGGAGTGGATGACGTCCCGCGAGGTGAGGACGAAACGGACCGTCTTGCCCTTGGGGAGCCAGAGGGTCGGACCCGGGTTGTGGGTCTGCGGGTTCCGCTCACCGGGGGTGCCGCAGGTGTAGACGCCGCCCGCGTCGGCCGGGAAGTCCTTCTTGTACCGGTCCGGGATCGCGGCCAGCTTCTTGTCGGTCTTCGCGTCCCCGTTGGAACCGTCGACGTTCTCGATGTAGTTGAAGCACCAGCTCCACTGGAAGCCGACCACGTTGACCGTGACGTCGGGCTTCTTGTCGAGGCTCAGCAGCTTCGACTCGTCACGGGCCGTGAAGTAGAACAGCACCGAGACGATGATGATGGGGACGACCGTGTACAGCGCCTCGATGGGCATGTTGTACCTGGTCTGTGGAGGAACTTCGACCTTTGTGCGGCTGCGCCGGTGGAAGAAAGCACTCCACAGGATCAGGCCCCACACCAGCACGCCGGTGGCCAGCGCGGCAGCCCAGGAGCCCTGCCACAGGGAGAGGATCCGCGGAGCCTCTTCTGTGACCGGGGTGGGCATACCAAGGCGGGGGAAGTCCTTGTATGTGCAACCGGTGGCGGTCGCCAGGACCAGGCCCGCGGTCATTGCCTGCAGCAGCTTCCGCCGCATCGGGCGCCGCGGCGAGCGGTCGGAGCCGTTGGGACTCACGTAGCGCCTTCCCGAGAGTCTCGCCCGCGCGGTTGGCTGCGGCCTGCCTTCTCGCTGGTCGGTCGCCGCCCTGCGTCGGGCAGGGGTTTGGATGTTTATGCGGACCAAACCCTAGCCGACGCCCTCCAGGGGGTCGCGGGGAGGGTGGCATACGCGCCGCCGGTCACCCCGAAGGGGTGGGAGGGGCGCCTGATAGCGCCCCATAGCTCGTCAATGCGGCTTGTACGACGGCTGCGGCCCGGCTGTGCCCCGCTCGCGCCCGCGCGTCGGAGCCGGCGTACCGGAACGGTCCCGCTCCTCCGGCATGGCACTCTCACCGGCGCTTTACCGTTGGGGCGTGGCCTACTTCGATGCTGCTTCCGCCGCCCCGCTCCATCCCGTCGCCCGTCAGGCCCTGTCGGCCTCGCTCGACGAGGGCTGGGCGGATCCCGCCCGGCTGTACCGGGAGGGCCGCCGGGCCCGGATGCTGCTGGACGCGGCACGGGAGGCGGCGGCCGAGTCCGTCGGCTGCCGGCCGGACGAGCTGGTGTTCACGTCCTCCGGGACGCGGGCCGTGCACTCCGGGATCGCGGGCGCTCTGGCGGGTCGTCGGCGGGTCGGACGTCACCTGATCGTGTCAGCCGTCGAACACTCCTCGGTACTCCATTCGGCAGAGGTGTTCGAGGCGGAGGGCGGGGTGGTGACCCGGACGCCGGTGACGCGGACCGGTGCCGTCGCCGTCGAGTCGTACGCCGACGCCCTGCGCTCCGACACCGCGCTGGCCTGTCTGCAGTCGGCCAACCACGAGGTGGGCACCGAGCAGCCGGTGGCGGCGGTGGCCGAGCTGTGCCGGGAGGCGGGGGTGCCGTTGCTGGTGGACGCCGCCCAGTCGCTGGGGTGGGCGGCCGTGGCGGGCCCCTGGTCGCTGCTGGCGGCGAGCGCGCACAAATGGGGCGGGCCCTCGGGCGTCGGGCTGCTCGTCGTGCGCAAGGGCGTCCGGTTCGCTCCGCAAGGGCCCCTGGACGAGCGGGAGTCGGGGCGGGCGGCAGGGTTCGAGAACCTTCCGGCGATCGTGGCCGCGGCGGCCTCGCTGCGCGCGGTGCGGGCTCAGGCGGCGGCCGAGGCGGACCGGCTGCGAGAGCTGACGGCGCGGATCCGCGCGCGGGTGCCGGCCGTCGTCCCGGAGGTGGAGGTCGTCGGGGACGCGGAGCGGCGGCTGCCCGGGATCGTCACCTTCTCCTGTCTGTACGTGGACGGGGAGGCGCTGCTGCACGAGCTGGACCGGGAGGGCTTCTCGGTCTCGTCCGGGTCGTCCTGCACCAGCAGCACGCTGACGCCCAGCCATGTGCTGCGGGCCATGGGGGTGCTGAGTGAGGGAAATGTGCGGGTCTCGTTGCCGGCGGGAACGGCCCCGGACGAGGTGGAGCGGTTCCTCGACGTGCTGCCGGGGGCCGTGGCCGCGGTACGGGAGAAGCTCGGCGCGCCCCTGCCCGGGCCGGCGGATCCGCGGGAGATCCCGCCCGCCGGGGACGCGCCGGCGGTGGACGCGCTCGTGGTGGACGCGCTGGGCAGGCGGTGCCCGATCCCGGTCATCGAGCTGGCGAAGGTCATCGGGGAAGTGCCGGTGGGCGGCACGGTGCGGGTGCTGTCCGACGACGAGGCGGCCCGGCTCGACATCCCCGCGTGGTGCGAGATGCGGGGGCAGGAGTACGCCGGTGAGGAGCCGGCGGACCGAGGCTCTGCCTACGTGGTCCGCCGGCTGTCCTGAGCCGGGCCAGGTCCGAGTCGGGCCGGGGTCCGGTGCCTGGGCCTGAGTCGGGCCAGGTCCGGTGCCTGGGCCTGAGTCGAGCCGGGGTCCGGTGCCTGGGCCTGAGTCGAGCCGGGGTCCGGTGCCTGTGTCAGGCCAGGTGCTTGCGGACCTCGGCGCCCGCCTCGTCGCCGTAGGCCTTGGTGAAGCGCTCCATGAAGTGGGCGCGGCGCAACTGGTACTCCTGGGTGCCGACCGTCTCGATCACCAGGGTGGCGAGCATGCAGCCGATCTGGGCGGCGCGCTCATGGGAGACGCCCCAGGCGAGGCCGGAGAGGAAACCGGCGCGGAACGCGTCGCCGACGCCGGTGGGGTCGACCTTGGCCTCCTCCTCCGGGCAGCCGACCTCGATCGGGTCCTCGCCGGCCCGCTCGATGCGGACGCCGCGCGCGCCGAGGGTGGTCACGCGGTGGCCGACCTTGGCCAGGATCTCGGCGTCCGACCAGCCCGTCTTCGACTCGATGAGGCCCTTCTCGTACTCGTTGGAGAAGAGGTACGAGGCGTCCTCCAGCAGTATCCGGATCTCGTCGCCGTTCATACGGGCGATCTGCTGGGAGAAGTCGGCGGCGAAGGGGATCGCGCGGGACCGGCACTCCTCGGTGTGCCGGAGCATGGCCTCCGGGTCGTCGGCGCCGATCAGGACCAGGTCGAGGCTGCCCACGCGGTCGGCGACGGTCTTCAGCTCGATCAGCCGGGCCTCGCTCATCGCGCCCGTGTAGAACGAGCCGATCTGGTTGTGGTCGGCGTCGGTGGTGCACACGAAGCGGGCGGTGTGCAGGGTCTCCGAGATGCGGACCGAGGCGGTGTCGACGCCGTGCCGGTCGAGCCAGGCCCGGTACTCGTCGAAGTCCGCGCCCGCCGCGCCGACCAGGATCGGGCGGGTGCCGAGCTGTCCCATGCCGAAGGCGACGTTCGCGCCCACGCCGCCCCGGCGCACGTCCAGGTTGTCGACCAGGAAGGAGAGCGAGACCGTGTGGAGACGGTCCGCCACGAGCTGATCGGCGAAGCGGCCGGGGAACGTCATGAGGTGGTCTGTCGCGATGGAGCCGGTGACTGCGATGCGCACGGCGTGGACTCTCCTGAGGGGAGGGGGATTGACAGTTCACGCTACCCGGTCGGCTCGCGCCACTGAAGCAGCGGAAACTACCCGATAGTAGATCTTTCTTCGCGGGCCACGGCGTGCATACCGTTCGAGTATGACGAACCTCAAGGTCCTTGCCCCCGCTCCGGCCGAACTCGACGGCGACCTCGCGTCGCTGCGCGGTGACTGCGCGCGGATGGCTCCGCACTGGGCCGCCCCGGAGAAGATCACTTCTCGCCCCGTCTCCCCGTCACTCATCCACGGCGTGGACGTTCCCGCGACGTCGGCGCGGCTGCTGGAGGCGATGCCGGACTACGGCAACTAGGACCTGCCACTCGGGCCACTCCGGGGTGCCCTCCGGAGTGATCCCCGATATTTCCTTCGGTACGGCGCGCGGAAGGGAACCGTGCGCTCCCCCGTCGCGTCCCACCGGCGTCCCCCGTGAAGGGGATGCGGGGTACGACAGCAGGGCAGCCGAAGGAGCGATGCGGTGAACACCGAGCGACCCGAGAACGACGACGCCGCGCGCAAGCCGGAGAAGCCGGAGAAGACGTCTTCCGCCGAGGCGGAGGCACAGGCCGAGGACGCCGCGCGGGCGCAGGACGCCGAACAGGCGCGCCCCCGCGAGGCCGGGCGGCCGGAGGCGGAGCCCGCGACAGCCGAGGTCGACAAGACGGGGTCGGAGAAGGCCGAGCCCGCCGCTTCGGACGAGGTCGCGACTTCGGACGAGGTGGCGGCGGCATCCGGCGTCCGGCGGGAGGCCGACGGCGCGGACGTGACCTACGAGACGGACGAGGCCGGCGATTCGGCCGTGGCCGACCGGCCGGACGGGGTCGGCGCTGCGAAGGAGGCTGCTGCGCCGGGTGAGCCGGGTGCCTTCGACGAACCCGGTGCCCTGCGGCGGACCCCGGCCTCGCGGGAAACCGACGCTGCGCGCGAACTCGGCGCCTCCCAGGCAGCCGATGCCCAGCAGAAGGCCGATGCCTCACCGAAGGACTCCGACCTGGGCGAGGCCGATGCCCCGCAGGAGGCCGCCGACTCGGGCGGCCCGGGTGACTCACCGGACGCCGGTGGCTCGCTGGACGCCGGTGGCTCGCTGGAGGCCGGTGGCTCGGAACGGGCCGGGGTCGGCGGCGAGGACGCCGTTTCGGACGGGCCGGTGGCTGCGGACGCCGGTCGCGGCGATGCCGGCGGCGACGGTCGCGTCGAGCCCGTCGTCGGCGCTGTGGGCGGCGGGGGGCGCGTTCCCGGACCTCGGCGCCGCTCCCCCCTGCTCATCGCCTCCGTCGCGGCTGCCGTGCTGCTGGTGGGCGGCGGCGGCGCCTATCTGACCGCCGGCGCGTCGGGCGGCTCGGGCGGCTCCGGTGCGGGATCGCCCTCCGGTGACGGCTCCCCCACCGCCCTCGCCCTGGACGACCACACCGCGGGCACGGGAGCCTCCCAGGGCTCTGCGAACGGCATCGCGCCCGGCGAGCCCAACCCCTACGGGGTGACCTACCACGCGGCGGGCACCCTGCCCGACGGTCCCGGCTCCGCGCCCGTGTACTGGGCGAAGGGCGAGGTCGCCGCGGACGAGGCAGCCCGGCTGGCGAAGGCGCTGGGGGTCGACGGCACGCCGGTGGCCGACGGCGAGGCCTGGCGGATCGGCGCCGGCGACAGCTCCGGCCCGGCGCTGCGGGTCAACCGGCAGGCACCCGGCATGTGGACCTTCACCCGGTACGCCCCGGGCACCGACAACTGCACCGCGCTCAGCGACACGTGCGTCCAGTCCCCGGCCCCGGCCACCGACGAGCCGGTGAGCGAGGCCGCCGCGAAGAAGGCGGCCGCGCCGATCCTGAAGGCGCTCGGGCAGGACGACGCCAAGGTGGACGCGAGCCTGACCATGGGCGCGCAGCGCATGGTGAACGCCGACCCGGTGGTCGGCGGGCTGCCCACCTACAGCTGGACGACCGGGATCAGCGTCAACGCGCAGGGCGAGGTCGTCGCCGGGAACGGGCAGCTGGAAGCGCCCGCGAAGGGCGACACGTATCCCCTGGTGAGCGCGCAGGAGGCGCTGGACGCCCTGAACGCCGCGCCGGGGACCGGCCACCGGATGGGCATAGGCGGCTGTGCCAGCCCGGTGCCGCTGAAGGACCGGCTGGAGAGCCCGTGCGGCACTTCGCCGTCCGCTCCGAAGCAGCGGACGGCGACCGTGGAGGACGCGGTGCTCGGGCTGGCGCCGCACACCTCCGGCGGCCGGCAGGTCCTCGTGCCGTCCTGGCTGTTCGCCGTGAAGGCAGCGGGGGGAGCGGACGGGTACACCGTGGCGCAGCCGGCCGTCGAGCCGGCGTATCTCAAGTCCGCCACGACGCCGACCCCCACTCCGCGGCCGACCGGCTCCTCGGGAACCCGTGACGTACGGGTGGACGGCTACTCCGCCGAGGGCCGGGAGCTGACCGTCGGCTTCACCGGCGGGGTGTGCGCCGACTACAAGGCGACGGCGACGGAGACCGAGGACGAGGTGAAGGTCACCGTCACGCAGACGCCCTGGCCGGACAAGGTCTGCATCATGATCGCCAAGGAGTACCACCAGGTCGTGCGGCTGGACGAACCGCTGGGCGCCCGGAAGGTGGTCGGCTCCGACGGCGCGGGCGTCCCGCTGGAGAAGCCGGGGGCCCGGCTTCCGCAGACCCGGTAGCCCCTCGGGAGGGGTCTCGGGACGGAACCGGCGCCCCAACGGCAGGCCGCAGACGGAGCGGCCCCGGACCTGACGTCGCGGACGTCCCGGACCGGACTCCGAAGACCGGACGTCCCGGACGTCCCGGGCAGAGCGCAGCACGAAGGCGGCGGTCCCCCCGGAGGGGGCCGCCGCCTTCGCGTGGCTCGGCTGCGGTTCGCCGCGGAACCGACGACGTCCTAGCTGAAGGAGTCGCCGCAGGCGCAGGAACCCGTCGCGTTCGGGTTGTCGATCGTGAAGCCCTGCTTCTCGATGGTGTCGACGAAGTCGATGGAGGCGCCGCCCAGGTACGGGGCGCTCATGCGGTCGGTGACCACCTTGACGCCGTCGAAGTCCTTGACCACGTCGCCGTCGAGCGAGCGCTCGTCGAAGAAGAGCTGGTAGCGCAGGCCGGAGCAGCCGCCGGGCTGAACGGCGACGCGCAGCGCCAGGTCGTCGCGGCCTTCCTGGTCGAGCAGGGCCTTGACCTTCGCCGCAGCGGCGTCGGACAGGAGGATGCCGTCGCTGACAGTGGTCTTCTCGTCCGATACGGACATCTACATCTCTCCCGGGTTGTACGGAGACTGCTTGCCGACGTTTCCAACCGTCGGGGCCTCGGATTCATTCCGGGGCCGAGGACTCGCGTTTCCGTTTCTTTCCTCTTCTTGCCTTTCATGCTCGCACACCCGCGGTGGAGCGGACAGCGCCCTTCGGACCGGCACCGGGGTGACGCGGGCAGGACGTCGGCGTCCGGTCGGCTCCACGGCGGTCCGCGTTTCGGGATTCACGTCACATCGACGCAATGACCGTCGTGAAAGTAAGGGGAGGCGGGTTATGATAGATAACGTCAATTCGACGAAAAGTAGAAAGGGTGCGTGTCGTGACCACCGCCCAGCCCACGGAGCTCGACGTACAGCCGACTCCGCTCGCCCTGTTGCTGCTCGGCCGTGAGGCCGACCCGAAGAGCGAGCGGGGCGTCGAGTGCCCCGGCGACCTGCCCTCCCCCTCCGACCCGGACCTGGTCGAGCGCGCCCGCGCCGCCAAGGAGAAGCTCGGTGACAAGGTCTTCGTGCTCGGCCACCACTACCAGCGCGACGAGGTCATCCAGTTCGCCGACGTCACGGGCGACTCCTTCAAGCTGGCCCGGGACGCGGCAGCCCGTCCGGAGGCCGAGTACATCGTCTTCTGCGGTGTGCACTTCATGGCCGAGTCCGCCGACATCCTGACGTCGGACGACCAGAAGGTGGTCCTGCCCGACCTCGCCGCCGGCTGCTCGATGGCCGACATGGCCACCGCCGAGCAGGTCGCCGAGTGCTGGGACGTGCTGACCGAGGCCGGCATAGCCGAGCAGGTCGTGCCCGTGTCGTACATGAACTCGTCCGCGGACATCAAGGCGTTCACGGGGAGGCACGGCGGCACCATCTGCACGTCCTCGAACGCCGAGCGGGCCCTGGAGTGGGCCTTCGAGCAGGGCGAGAAGGTGCTCTTCCTGCCGGACCAGCACCTCGGCCGCAACACCGCCGTCCGCGACATGGGCATGTCCCTCGAGGACTGCGTCGTCTACAACCCGCACAGGCCGAACGGCGGGCTGACCGCCGAGCAGCTGCGCGACGCGAAGATGATCCTGTGGCGCGGCCACTGCTCGGTGCACGGCCGCTTCAGCCTGGAGTCGGTCGACGACGTCCGCGCCCGGATACCCGGCGTCAACGTGCTCGTGCACCCCGAGTGCCGGCACGAGGTCGTGGCCGCGGCGGACTACGTCGGCTCGACGGAGTACATCATCAAGGCGCTGGAGGCCGCCCCGGCCGGGTCCAAGTGGGCCATCGGCACCGAGCTGAACCTGGTCCGCCGCCTGGCGAACCGCTTCGCACCCGAGGGCAAGGAGATCGTCTTCCTGGACAAGACGGTCTGCTTCTGCTCGACCATGAACCGCATCGACCTCCCCCACCTGGTGTGGACCCTCGAGTCGCTGGCCGACGGCAAGCTGGTCAACCGCATCGAGGTCGACCGGGAGACCGAGGAGTTCGCAAAGCTGGCACTGGAGCGGATGCTGGCCCTGCCGTAGCCGGACCGCGGCCGACCCCGATCACCCGATCACCCGGTCGAGGGATCGCCGGATCACCCCGACTGCGGTTCCTGGTCGGGGTGACCGGGATCCAGCGTGAAAACGGTCCCGTCGGGGCTGAGCACGACCAGGGCGCCCTCGTCGAAGAACACACGCGCCGCGGCATAGCCGAAGTCGACGACCTGCCCGGCCCTCGCGGTGGACTCCCACAGCAGCTCGCCCGTCCCGATGTCGACGGCGGCGACCCGTCCGGAGGCGCTGGCCGCGAACACCGCCCGACCCTGTCCGTCGGCGACGGGCGTGCCGGGCTGCTGAAGGGTCGTCGAGGTCTGCCACAGCTGCTTGCCCGTCTCGGGCGAGTGGGCGACCAGCTGCCCTCGGGAGTTGGCGAAGCAGAGCACCCCGCCCACCAGCGCCGCCTGCCCGCGCGGGCTGCCGGGCAGCTTCGTCCTGCGTACCGCGCCGGTGTCCGGGTCGACCAGCAGGACCTCGCCGTACGCCGTCTCGTCGAAGCTGCGCTGGTCCCGCGGGACCTGCGCCACGAAGACCAGGTCGCCGTCGGCGGCACCGACGTAGTCGACCTCGCCGTCCGGCACGCTCACCTTCCGGGTCGAGCCGTCGGCGGGATCCACGGCGTAGAACACGTTGCGCGACGGCAGGCCCGCGTCGGTGCAGTCCGCATACGGGACGCCGCCGGCGTCCTGGAACTCACAGGAGTAGCCGGGCCCGACAGGCACGGTGGCCGTCCAGCGCGCGGCGCCGCCGCGCAGTTCCCGGGCGGTCACGCGATAGCCGCCGTCGGAGGTCAGCGCGAGATCGCCGACGATCGCGGAAGTGATGGCACCCGTCCCGCGCAGCGGGCGCGACCAGAGCAGCTTGCCGGTGGCGGTGTCGAGGGCGAGTGCGGTGGCGCTCTGGTCGTCGCCCGCCTTGTTCATCACGAACTCCGACACGAGCAGCACACCGTCGTGCACCCCGAGGACCCTGCTGTTGACCCTCGCCTGTGGCAGGCCCGGCGGCAGGGACTCGGCGCGCCAGGCGAGCCGGCCGGTCGCCCCGTCCACCCGGACCGGGAGGGTGCCGTCGCCGCCGCAGTACAGGGCGCTCTTGCCCATGGCGCAGGACAGGGAGGCGCCGTCGGGTGCTCCGCCGCCCAGCGGCTTCTTCACCCCGGTCGCGGCGGCGCCGTACACCGAGGTCTGCCAGGGCTTCCAGCCTTTGGGCAGGGGGGCCCAGCTGACGGCCGGGCCGCCGGTCGTGCTGCCCGACTCCTCGGTCCTGCCGAAGGGGTCGACGTCGAGCAGCAGGTAGCCGGCGACCGCCAGGGCGAGGACGCCCGCCGTCCCGGCCAGGACCGGCCACCGGCGCAGCCGGGAGCGGCGGCCGGGGCGGGGCCCCGCGGCGGGGCGGCCCGGTTCGTCGCCCGTCGCGGCCGGCGGCAGCCGCAGGGTCACCGTCTCCATGTCTCCCGCCGAGGGCCCGGGCAGCACCCGCGCGAACTCCTCGGCCAGCTCCTCGAGACCCGGCCGGCTCTCGGCGTCCTTGGCCAGACATCGGGTCAGGACCGAGCGCAGCGGCTCGGCCACCGCCTCCACCTTCGGCTCCTCCTGCAGCACCCGCCAGGCGGTCAGATACGGGCTGTCCGCGTCGAAGGGGCCGCGCCCGGTCGCGGCGAACACCAGCAGCGCGCCGAGGGAGAACACGTCCGAGGCGGGGCCGACCGAGCGGGCGTCCGTGAACTGCTCGGGCGACATGAACGGCGGGGTGCCGATCATCTTGCCGGTCTCGGTGAGCGTCTGGTTCTCCGCCGCCCGGGAGATCCCGAAGTCGATGACGCGGGGCCCGTCGTGGGCCATCAGGACGTTCCCGGGCTTGAGGTCGCGGTGGACGACACCGGCCCGGTGGATCTCCCGCAGCGCCTCCACCAGGCCGAGGGCGAGCCGGCGCAGTTCCGCGCCGCGCAGCGGGCCGTGGTCGCGAATGCGGGCGGCGAGCGTGGGGCCCGACACGTACTGCGTGGCCATCCACGGCCGGACGGCCTCCGGGTCGGCGTCCACGACCGGGGCGGTGAAGGCGCCGCTCACCTTGCGGACGGCCTCGATCTCCTGCCGGAAGCGGGCGCGGAAGACCGGGTCCTCGGCGTACTGGGCGTGGACCACCTTGACGGCGACCTCGCGACCCGAGCGGGACCGGCCGCGGTAGACGACGCCCATGCCTCCGGCCCCGAGCCGGTCGACGATCCGGTATCCGCCGAGCGCCTTCGGGTCGTCCTTGTTCAGCGGCACCGCTCCTGTCCCCCTCTCGCGCAGATCGTTGAGGTGCCAGCATAAGGAAAGCCTCAGGGGACGCAGACCCGGGGAAAGGGCGTCATCCGTCACGGGCCGAGGACGCCGCCCTCACTCCGCCCTCGGGCGCACCAGGCCCGACTCGTAGGCGATCACCACGAGCTGCGCCCGGTCGCGCGCGCCCAGTTTCGCCATGGCCCGGTTCACGTGCGTCTTGACCGTGAGCGGGCTGACCTCCAGCCGTTCGGCGATCTCGTCGTTGGAGTGGCCGCCGGCGACCAGCACGAGGACCTCGCGCTCGCGCACGGTGAGCGCGCCGAGCCGGGCGGCACGGGCGGGGTCGTGGTCGTCGTCCGCGCCGCCCTGGGCGAGGAAGCGGGCGATCAGGCCCTTGGTGGCGGTGGGCGAGAGCAGCGCCTCGCCGCCCGCGGCGATCCGGATGGCGCTCAGGAGCTCCTCGGGCTCGCTGCCCTTGCCGAGGAAGCCGGAGGCCCCGGCCCGCAGCGACCGCACGACGTAGTCGTCCACCTCGAAGGTCGTCAGGATGACCACCCGGACATGGCCGAGGGCGGGGTCGGCGCTGATCAGCCGGGTCGCGGCGAGGCCGTCCGTGCCGGGCATGCGGATGTCCATCAGGACGACGTCGACGGGCCCCTCCTTGGCCAGCCGGACCGCCTCCGCGCCGTCGGACGCCTCACCGACGACCTCCATGTCGGGCTCCGAGTCGACGAGCACGCGGAAGGCACTGCGCAGCAGCGCCTGATCGTCGGCGAGCAGGACGCGGATGGTCATACGGGATCCTCTGCGGTGCGGGGCTCGGCAGGACGGGGCTGCGGGGTGCGGCACCGCGCCGCAGCCGCCGCCCGGCCGGGCGGGGTCTGCCCGGCCGCGGGCTCCTCGGCGCTGCTCGCGGCGGGGCGGGTCTCCGGCTCGGCGGCGCCGGTACGGGGCTTGACCGGCAGGATCACGTGGACGCGGTAGCCGCCGCCGTAGCGGGGGCCGGTGGTGAGGGTGCCGCGCAGGGCCGTTACGCGTTCACGCATGCCCAGCAGACCGTGGCCG contains these protein-coding regions:
- the ctaD gene encoding aa3-type cytochrome oxidase subunit I yields the protein MSILNEPQGASAAEDSYENELPVRRRQPGNVVVKWLTTTDHKTIGTLYLVTSFAFFCIGGVMALLMRAELARPGLQIMSNEQFNQAFTMHGTIMLLMFATPLFAGFTNWIMPLQIGAPDVAFPRLNMFAYWLYLFGSTIAVGGFLTPQGAADFGWFAYSPLSDAVRSPGIGADLWIMGLAFSGFGTILGAVNFITTIICMRAPGMTMFRMPIFTWNVLLTAVLVLLAFPVLAAALFALEADRKFGAHVFDAANGGALLWQHLFWFFGHPEVYIIALPFFGIISEVIPVFSRKPMFGYMGLIAATISIAGLSVTVWAHHMYVTGGVLLPFFSFMTFLIAVPTGVKFFNWIGTMWKGSLSFETPMLWATGFLITFTFGGLTGVILASPPMDFHVSDSYFVVAHFHYVVFGTVVFAMFSGFHFWWPKMTGKMLDERLGKITFWTLFIGFHGTFLVQHWLGAEGMPRRYADYLAADGFTALNTISTISSFVLGLSVLPFFYNVWKTAKYGKPVGVDDPWGYGRSLEWATSCPPPRHNFLTLPRIRSESPAFDLHHPEIAALEQLEHAGHGAGAIAGSKEAGK
- the ctaC gene encoding aa3-type cytochrome oxidase subunit II; this encodes MSPNGSDRSPRRPMRRKLLQAMTAGLVLATATGCTYKDFPRLGMPTPVTEEAPRILSLWQGSWAAALATGVLVWGLILWSAFFHRRSRTKVEVPPQTRYNMPIEALYTVVPIIIVSVLFYFTARDESKLLSLDKKPDVTVNVVGFQWSWCFNYIENVDGSNGDAKTDKKLAAIPDRYKKDFPADAGGVYTCGTPGERNPQTHNPGPTLWLPKGKTVRFVLTSRDVIHSFWVVPFLMKQDVIPGHTNSFQVTPNREGTFMGKCAELCGVDHSRMLFNVKVVSPERYEQHLKDIAKNGQTGYVPAGIEQTSPEKNRESNVL
- a CDS encoding cysteine desulfurase/sulfurtransferase TusA family protein, coding for MAYFDAASAAPLHPVARQALSASLDEGWADPARLYREGRRARMLLDAAREAAAESVGCRPDELVFTSSGTRAVHSGIAGALAGRRRVGRHLIVSAVEHSSVLHSAEVFEAEGGVVTRTPVTRTGAVAVESYADALRSDTALACLQSANHEVGTEQPVAAVAELCREAGVPLLVDAAQSLGWAAVAGPWSLLAASAHKWGGPSGVGLLVVRKGVRFAPQGPLDERESGRAAGFENLPAIVAAAASLRAVRAQAAAEADRLRELTARIRARVPAVVPEVEVVGDAERRLPGIVTFSCLYVDGEALLHELDREGFSVSSGSSCTSSTLTPSHVLRAMGVLSEGNVRVSLPAGTAPDEVERFLDVLPGAVAAVREKLGAPLPGPADPREIPPAGDAPAVDALVVDALGRRCPIPVIELAKVIGEVPVGGTVRVLSDDEAARLDIPAWCEMRGQEYAGEEPADRGSAYVVRRLS
- a CDS encoding carbohydrate kinase family protein is translated as MRIAVTGSIATDHLMTFPGRFADQLVADRLHTVSLSFLVDNLDVRRGGVGANVAFGMGQLGTRPILVGAAGADFDEYRAWLDRHGVDTASVRISETLHTARFVCTTDADHNQIGSFYTGAMSEARLIELKTVADRVGSLDLVLIGADDPEAMLRHTEECRSRAIPFAADFSQQIARMNGDEIRILLEDASYLFSNEYEKGLIESKTGWSDAEILAKVGHRVTTLGARGVRIERAGEDPIEVGCPEEEAKVDPTGVGDAFRAGFLSGLAWGVSHERAAQIGCMLATLVIETVGTQEYQLRRAHFMERFTKAYGDEAGAEVRKHLA
- a CDS encoding HesB/IscA family protein, which codes for MSVSDEKTTVSDGILLSDAAAAKVKALLDQEGRDDLALRVAVQPGGCSGLRYQLFFDERSLDGDVVKDFDGVKVVTDRMSAPYLGGASIDFVDTIEKQGFTIDNPNATGSCACGDSFS